A section of the Kribbella sp. HUAS MG21 genome encodes:
- a CDS encoding HAMP domain-containing sensor histidine kinase → MITALRVVGRRALGLRRRLVLAFALVALLVSAVFAVSTYLLARGYLLAQRERAVQHQAFADAAFVQRRLESAGADVSAVLTAAGTPAGHTIILKWKGQWYASALDQGQDAIPAAVRRDVADGTASAQRFRSDDGPALVIGVRVPSVDAEFYEIAPLHELDDTLRLLSGILLGGALLATAAGAALGAWGSRSVVTPLNRVAATAASIAGGDLDTRLPATLDPELATIVGSFNSMVDTLQQRINRDARLAADVSHELRSPLTTLVGSVDLLNARRDELSDRSQRALDLITADLQRFRRLLEDLLELARSDGGLDPRPSTVIELAPLLRQVLGEAGCDTSLLTSPDDLTVRADKPRLGRLFRNLFENAERHGAGLVSVQATRSGDDLVVFVDDAGPGIPTEDRERVFERFATGPAKRGSSSGTGLGLALVTETAAVHGGAVWCTASPAGGARFVVKLPEART, encoded by the coding sequence ATGATCACAGCGCTACGGGTCGTCGGCCGACGTGCCTTGGGCCTGCGACGCCGGCTCGTGCTGGCCTTCGCACTCGTGGCGCTGCTCGTCTCGGCGGTCTTCGCCGTCAGCACGTACCTCCTTGCCCGCGGCTACCTCCTGGCGCAACGCGAACGAGCAGTGCAGCATCAGGCCTTCGCCGACGCCGCGTTCGTCCAACGCCGGCTGGAAAGCGCGGGCGCCGACGTCTCCGCCGTTCTCACCGCTGCCGGGACACCCGCCGGGCACACGATCATCCTCAAGTGGAAGGGTCAGTGGTACGCCTCAGCCCTCGACCAGGGCCAGGACGCCATACCGGCCGCCGTACGACGGGACGTCGCCGACGGCACCGCATCCGCCCAGCGCTTCCGCTCCGACGACGGCCCAGCGCTCGTCATCGGCGTCCGGGTCCCGTCGGTCGACGCCGAGTTCTACGAGATCGCGCCGCTGCACGAACTCGACGACACGCTGCGGCTGCTGAGCGGCATCCTGCTGGGCGGTGCGTTGCTCGCGACGGCAGCCGGAGCCGCGCTCGGCGCGTGGGGCAGCAGATCGGTTGTCACCCCGCTGAATCGTGTCGCAGCAACCGCTGCATCGATCGCGGGCGGCGACCTCGATACCCGCCTCCCAGCCACGCTGGACCCGGAACTGGCCACCATCGTCGGCTCCTTCAACAGCATGGTCGACACACTCCAGCAGCGCATCAACCGCGACGCCAGGCTCGCGGCGGACGTCAGCCACGAGCTGCGGTCGCCGCTGACCACGCTGGTCGGCAGCGTCGACCTGTTGAACGCACGCCGGGACGAGTTGTCCGATCGATCACAGCGCGCCCTCGACCTGATCACCGCCGACCTGCAACGCTTCCGGCGACTGCTCGAAGACCTCCTCGAACTCGCGCGCTCCGACGGCGGACTCGATCCTCGCCCCAGCACCGTGATCGAACTCGCACCACTACTGCGCCAGGTCCTCGGCGAGGCCGGCTGCGACACGTCGCTCCTGACCAGCCCGGACGACCTGACCGTGCGCGCGGACAAACCGCGCCTGGGACGTCTCTTCCGCAACCTGTTCGAGAACGCCGAACGCCACGGCGCCGGCCTCGTCAGCGTTCAGGCCACCCGCTCCGGGGACGATCTCGTCGTGTTCGTCGACGACGCCGGGCCGGGCATCCCCACCGAGGACCGCGAGCGGGTCTTCGAACGTTTCGCCACCGGGCCGGCGAAACGCGGCTCCTCATCCGGAACCGGCCTCGGCCTCGCGCTGGTCACCGAGACCGCGGCTGTCCACGGCGGAGCCGTCTGGTGTACGGCGTCACCGGCCGGCGGCGCCCGCTTCGTCGTCAAGTTGCCGGAGGCCCGCACATGA
- a CDS encoding response regulator transcription factor, producing the protein MPMQVLIVEDDDRIRAVLRLALEDEGYEVAEAADTPSALAEVRSSVPDLMMVDLMLGEVDGYTCIREVRRISDIPIVIVSARSDTHDIVAGLEAGADDYVTKPFQVKEITARLRALRRRLRSSNDPVEADVVLDPDPEHRLVLSTARGAVSLNGKDVPLTVTEYRLLVELAQPPGRVLTRSALLASVWEHGYYGDERIVDVHIRRLRTKIERDPGKPRLVVTMRGMGYRLDPQ; encoded by the coding sequence ATGCCGATGCAGGTCCTGATCGTGGAGGACGACGACCGTATCCGGGCCGTACTGCGCCTGGCGCTCGAGGACGAGGGCTACGAGGTCGCCGAGGCCGCCGACACCCCGTCCGCCCTGGCAGAGGTCCGCTCGTCGGTCCCGGATCTGATGATGGTCGACCTGATGCTCGGCGAGGTCGACGGTTACACGTGCATCCGCGAAGTACGGCGGATCAGCGACATCCCAATCGTCATCGTCAGCGCGCGGTCCGACACGCACGACATCGTCGCCGGGCTGGAGGCGGGTGCGGACGACTACGTCACCAAACCGTTCCAGGTCAAGGAGATCACAGCCCGGCTCCGCGCCTTGCGCCGCCGGCTGCGCAGCAGCAACGACCCGGTCGAGGCCGATGTCGTTCTCGATCCCGATCCGGAGCATCGGCTCGTGCTGTCCACGGCGCGCGGTGCGGTGAGCCTCAACGGCAAGGACGTGCCGTTGACCGTCACGGAGTACCGGCTGCTGGTCGAACTGGCGCAGCCGCCCGGTCGCGTGCTGACCCGCTCGGCCTTGCTCGCCTCGGTCTGGGAACACGGGTACTACGGGGACGAGCGCATCGTCGACGTGCACATCCGAAGGCTGCGGACGAAGATCGAACGCGACCCCGGCAAACCGCGGCTCGTGGTCACGATGCGAGGGATGGGCTACCGACTGGATCCGCAATGA
- a CDS encoding STAS domain-containing protein yields the protein MTDAIHHPLPQKAIVTISEADLGPGLTGLRWRLRGLVMDGASLVVIDVSDIGELSSTLLAALLDTHRVCRRRGGGVVIRHAGRKMADVLRRTGLDRVFDVEAA from the coding sequence ATGACCGACGCGATCCACCATCCGCTGCCGCAGAAGGCCATTGTCACGATCTCCGAGGCTGACCTCGGGCCCGGTCTGACCGGGCTGCGTTGGCGCCTCCGCGGCCTGGTGATGGACGGGGCCAGCCTGGTCGTCATCGATGTGTCCGACATCGGCGAGCTGTCGTCGACGTTGCTGGCCGCGCTGCTGGACACCCACCGCGTCTGTCGCCGCCGCGGCGGCGGGGTCGTGATCCGCCACGCCGGCCGCAAGATGGCCGACGTACTGCGCCGCACCGGCCTCGACCGCGTCTTCGACGTCGAAGCGGCGTGA
- a CDS encoding response regulator transcription factor, translated as MIRVVVVDSHAITRFGLGGLMAGQDDLELVADADSARAAFPAIRRTEPDVVTLEIALPDGDGLEVARDLLRLRPDLGIVILTSASADELLFRAADTGVSAFVTKTAPVDEVLAAIRHAAVAARSFTATGLMQALTRRAAAPAGPQLSRREHEVLDLLAEGLSVPAIARAMYLSHPTAKTYVARLYDKLGASNRSQALMAALRRGLLDPTAFSDLNATPERAAARV; from the coding sequence ATGATTCGGGTGGTCGTTGTGGACAGCCATGCCATCACCCGTTTCGGCTTGGGCGGTCTGATGGCCGGTCAGGACGACCTGGAACTGGTTGCCGACGCGGACAGCGCGCGGGCCGCGTTTCCGGCGATCAGGCGGACCGAGCCGGACGTCGTCACCTTGGAGATCGCGCTCCCTGATGGCGACGGCCTCGAAGTGGCTCGTGATCTCCTGAGGCTCCGTCCCGACCTCGGCATCGTCATCCTGACGTCGGCGAGTGCAGACGAGCTCCTCTTTCGGGCCGCCGACACCGGTGTCTCGGCATTCGTGACCAAGACGGCTCCGGTGGACGAGGTCCTGGCGGCGATTCGGCACGCGGCCGTGGCAGCCCGGTCGTTCACGGCGACAGGATTGATGCAGGCATTGACGCGTCGTGCTGCGGCGCCGGCCGGACCGCAGCTCAGCCGACGCGAACATGAGGTACTCGATCTGCTCGCTGAGGGCTTGTCGGTGCCCGCTATCGCTCGCGCCATGTACCTCAGTCACCCGACCGCCAAGACCTACGTCGCCCGGCTCTACGACAAGCTCGGCGCCTCCAACCGCTCCCAGGCCCTGATGGCCGCGCTCCGCCGCGGCCTCTTGGACCCGACGGCGTTTAGTGATTTGAACGCGACGCCTGAGCGTGCGGCAGCGCGCGTTTAA